In one window of Xiphophorus hellerii strain 12219 chromosome 23, Xiphophorus_hellerii-4.1, whole genome shotgun sequence DNA:
- the klhl3 gene encoding kelch-like protein 3 isoform X1 yields the protein MRKKYINKYRSIDKITQQEVSKLCLRPQPVSPSSAFVSVLSFCLRPQLLSPSSACVSVLSFCLRPEPVSQPVSPSSACVSVLSLCLCPQPVSRSSACVSVLSLCLSLCLHLQLVSPSSACVSVLSFCLRPQPVSPSSACVSVHSLCLRPQLVSPSSACVSVLSLCLCPQLVSPSSACVSACVSIPSLCLRPQPVSQLVSPSSACVSVLSLCLSLCLRPQLVSPSSACVSACVSVLSLCLRPQLVSQLVSPSSACVSVLSLCLRPQPVSPSSACVSVLSLCLRPQPVSPSSACVSVLSLCLCPQPVSPSPACVSVLSLCLSLCLHPQLVSPSSACVSVLSLCLSLCLHPQLVSPSSACVSACVSVLSLCLRPQPVSLSPPGVVSMAGRVYAVGGFNSSLRERTVDVYDGARDQWNAAASMQERRSTLGAAVLGELLYAVGGFNGSIGLSTVEVYSPKTNEWSVVASMNTRRSSVGVGVVDGKLYAVGGYDGASRQCLSTVEEYDPVSDQWCYVADMSTRRSGAGVGVLGGLLYAAGGHDGPLVRKSVEVFEPQSNTWRLVSDMNMCRRNAGVCAINGLLYVIGGDDGSCNLSSVEFYNPMTDKWSLIPTNMSNGRSYAGVAVIDKPL from the exons ATGAGGAAGaaatatatcaataaatatcGCAGTATCGATAAAATAACTCAACAGGAAGTCAGCAAACTCTGTCTCCGTCCTCAGCCTGTGTCTCCGTCCTCAGCTTTTGTCTCCGTCCTCAGCTTTTGTCTCCGTCCTCAGCTTTTGTCTCCGTCCTCAGCCTGTGTCTCCGTCCTCAGCTTTTGTCTCCGTCCTGAGCCTGTGTCTCAGCCTGTGTCTCCGTCCTCAGCCTGTGTCTCCGTCCTCAGCCTGTGTCTCTGTCCTCAGCCTGTGTCTCGGTCCTCAGCTTGTGTCTCCGTCCTCAGCTTGTGTCTCAGCTTGTGTCTCCATCTCCAGCTTGTGTCTCCGTCCTCAGCCTGTGTCTCCGTCCTCAGCTTTTGTCTCCGTCCTCAGCCTGTGTCTCCGTCCTCAGCCTGTGTCTCCGTCCACAGCCTGTGTCTCCGTCCTCAGCTTGTGTCTCCGTCCTCAGCCTGTGTCTCCGTCCTCAGCTTGTGTCTCTGTCCTCAGCTTGTGTCTCCGTCCTCAGCTTGTGTCTCAGCTTGTGTCTCCATCCCCAGCTTGTGTCTCCGTCCTCAGCCTGTGTCTCAGCTTGTGTCTCCATCCTCAGCTTGTGTCTCCGTCCTCAGCTTGTGTCTCAGCTTGTGTCTCCGTCCTCAGCTTGTGTCTCCGTCCTCAGCCTGTGTCTCAGCTTGTGTCTCCGTCCTCAGCTTGTGTCTCCGTCCTCAGCTTGTGTCTCAGCTTGTGTCTCCGTCCTCAGCCTGTGTCTCCGTCCTCAGCCTGTGTCTCCGTCCTCAGCCTGTGTCTCCGTCCTCAGCTTGTGTCTCTGTCCTCAGCTTGTGTCTCCGTCCTCAGCCTGTGTCTCCGTCCTCAGCCTGTGTCTCCGTCCTCAGCTTGTGTCTCTGTCCTCAGCCTGTGTCTCCGTCCCCAGCCTGTGTCTCCGTCCTCAGCTTGTGTCTCAGCTTGTGTCTCCATCCCCAGCTTGTGTCTCCGTCCTCAGCTTGTGTCTCCGTCCTCAGCTTGTGTCTCAGCTTGTGTCTCCATCCCCAGCTTGTGTCTCCGTCCTCAGCTTGTGTCTCAGCTTGTGTCTCCGTCCTCAGCCTGTGTCTCCGTCCTCAGCCTGTGTCTCTGTCTCCTCCAGGCGTCGTCTCCATGGCGGGCCGGGTCTACGCCGTTGGCGGCTTCAACAGCTCGCTGCGGGAGCGGACCGTGGACGTTTACGACGGCGCCAGGGACCAGTGGAACGCGGCGGCGAGCATGCAGGAGAGGCGCAGCACGCTGGGGGCGGCGGTGCTGGGCGAGCTGCTGTACGCCGTCGGAGGCTTCAACGGGAGCATCG GTCTGTCCACCGTGGAGGTCTACAGCCCGAAGACCAACGAGTGGAGCGTCGTGGCGTCCATGAACACCCGGCGCAGCAGCGTGGGCGTGGGCGTGGTCGACG ggaaGCTGTATGCTGTGGGAGGTTATGATGGAGCATCTCGTCAGTGCCTCAGCACGGTGGAAGAATACGACCCAGTCTCTGATCAGTGGTGCTACGTGGCCGACATGAGCACACGGAGAAGTGGagcag GAGTCGGGGTTCTGGGCGGCCTGCTGTACGCAGCGGGCGGCCATGACGGTCCTCTGGTGAGGAAGAGCGTTGAGGTGTTTGAGCCTCAGAGCAACACGTGGCGTCTGGTCAGCGACATGAACATGTGTCGCAGGAACGCAG GTGTTTGTGCCATAAACGGGCTGCTGTACGTGATCGGCGGTGACGACGGGTCCTGCAACCTGTCGTCTGTGGAGTTTTACAACCCGATGACGGACAAGTGGAGCCTGATTCCCACCAACATGAGCAACGGCCGCAGCTACGCCG GAGTGGCAGTGATCGACAAGCCGCTATGA